A single region of the Liolophura sinensis isolate JHLJ2023 chromosome 9, CUHK_Ljap_v2, whole genome shotgun sequence genome encodes:
- the LOC135475610 gene encoding uncharacterized protein LOC135475610 has protein sequence MFTVQKRAELGKKGYVVIEDVLSGNVCDTFVQQYQEWLSSFTKHNSWPFSYNSLIQRYKVGHAEPSWRVRLATTPVFAQLWGTEKLLTSFDAIAIGRPPEEGSKEFRRANQHWLHSDQSASQIGRHCVQGAVYLESADEDDWTLEVLEESHKYHQEFMQSHPKAFLRSSLAKFYRLRDGEPEWFEEKGCLRKTVAVPKGGMVLWDSRLIHANAKPVKGRRNPGRWRHVVFVCMGPAIWASDRDLQQKSLAYHQVL, from the coding sequence ATGTTCACGGTCCAGAAGCGAGCTGAGCTTGGCAAGAAAGGATATGTTGTCATCGAAGACGTTCTTTCAGGAAACGTCTGTGACACCTTCGTACAGCAATACCAGGAATGGTTGTCTTCATTCACAAAACACAATAGCTGGCCGTTTTCTTACAATTCCTTGATCCAGAGATACAAAGTGGGTCATGCGGAGCCGTCCTGGAGAGTTAGGCTTGCTACAACACCAGTATTTGCTCAACTTTGGGGAACAGAGAAACTGTTAACGAGTTTTGACGCCATTGCTATTGGACGTCCTCCCGAGGAAGGATCAAAGGAGTTCCGGCGAGCCAATCAGCACTGGCTACACTCGGACCAATCGGCCAGTCAGATTGGTCGACATTGTGTTCAAGGCGCGGTCTATCTTGAAAGTGCCGACGAGGACGACTGGACACTAGAAGTTTTGGAGGAATCTCACAAATACCACCAAGAGTTCATGCAGTCACACCCAAAGGCCTTTCTCAGAAGCAGTTTGGCCAAATTTTACCGCCTCAGAGACGGAGAGCCGGAATGGTTTGAGGAAAAAGGTTGTCTTCGGAAAACGGTGGCGGTTCCTAAAGGCGGAATGGTTCTCTGGGACTCGCGGTTAATACACGCCAACGCTAAACCCGTAAAGGGTCGCCGGAACCCTGGCCGTTGGCGCCATGTCGTGTTTGTATGCATGGGTCCCGCCATTTGGGCAAGCGACAGGGACCTACAGCAGAAATCACTGGCTTACCACCAG